The Cyclobacteriaceae bacterium genome includes a region encoding these proteins:
- a CDS encoding DUF1015 domain-containing protein, with product MAEIKPLRAWRYNNKLGASIDELTSPPFDVVSEKQRQALYKNPFNSIHLSVPLEPDPADRAAKTLQKWKDEGIIIQDHLPGIYVYFQYFKFAGSAKEFCRKGIICNIRADDWDQKVILRHENTIPKAVNDREELLEKTMLHASPTHGLYTDPTYEIEGYMDQAILNPIYETEDYQGVRDVLAIIQDAAVINKIINNLKHKTIILADGHHRYESSLILKHKKLREAAEATGDEGYNFHMMFLSNTETDDLRILPTHRVIKNLPDFTEEKVLRKLALYFSIKPVEDPESVYEIIHGKPWTFGLLFGENAYKIRLQPEAFFDFHWPFPDLIKKLDLTVMHYFIIEKALGITGKEQRESNYLDFDRSFSDCLARVNRKEAQMAIITQEVSIEDVKRVCQSGHTMPQKSTYFYPKVICGFLFGSIQEDEFKTPPYSPF from the coding sequence ATGGCCGAAATAAAGCCCCTCCGTGCATGGAGATATAATAACAAGCTTGGAGCATCAATCGATGAGTTGACCTCACCCCCTTTTGATGTCGTTTCTGAGAAACAGCGACAGGCACTTTATAAAAATCCATTTAACAGCATCCACTTATCGGTCCCGCTTGAACCTGATCCGGCCGACCGCGCAGCAAAAACTTTACAAAAGTGGAAGGACGAAGGGATCATTATACAGGATCATCTTCCCGGAATTTATGTCTACTTCCAATACTTCAAATTTGCTGGCTCCGCAAAAGAGTTTTGCCGCAAGGGCATCATCTGTAATATCCGCGCAGACGATTGGGATCAGAAAGTCATTCTTCGCCATGAGAATACAATTCCTAAAGCGGTAAACGATCGCGAAGAGTTGTTGGAAAAAACGATGCTGCATGCAAGTCCTACTCACGGACTCTACACCGATCCAACATATGAAATAGAAGGATATATGGATCAGGCTATCCTGAATCCAATTTATGAAACTGAAGATTATCAGGGTGTTCGGGATGTGCTTGCCATCATTCAGGATGCTGCAGTGATTAATAAGATCATAAACAATCTTAAGCACAAGACGATCATTCTTGCTGACGGACACCATCGCTATGAAAGCTCCCTGATTCTCAAGCATAAAAAACTCAGGGAAGCAGCAGAGGCTACAGGAGATGAAGGATATAATTTTCACATGATGTTTTTATCCAATACCGAGACAGATGACCTTCGCATCTTACCAACACATCGTGTGATCAAGAATCTCCCTGATTTCACGGAAGAGAAAGTATTGAGAAAGCTGGCACTATACTTTTCCATCAAGCCGGTAGAAGATCCCGAATCGGTATATGAAATTATTCATGGCAAGCCCTGGACATTCGGATTATTGTTTGGAGAGAATGCTTACAAAATAAGATTGCAGCCAGAAGCTTTCTTTGATTTTCACTGGCCGTTCCCTGACCTTATCAAAAAACTTGATCTGACGGTGATGCACTATTTTATAATAGAAAAAGCATTGGGCATTACGGGAAAAGAACAACGCGAATCAAACTATCTCGACTTTGACAGAAGTTTTTCGGATTGCCTTGCCCGTGTGAACCGGAAAGAGGCACAGATGGCAATTATCACGCAGGAAGTATCTATTGAAGATGTAAAACGTGTTTGTCAAAGCGGACATACAATGCCGCAGAAGTCAACCTATTTTTATCCAAAAGTGATTTGCGGTTTTCTTTTTGGATCGATCCAGGAAGACGAATTCAAAACCCCACCCTACTCTCCTTTTTAG
- a CDS encoding citrate synthase, producing MAKTAQLILDGKTYELPVFEGTENEQGIQIGDLLEKAGAVTLDPGYKNTGATKSAITFLDGDKGILRYRGYSIEDLADKSSFLEVAYLLIFGELPKKEELGKFSNDIKTHTLVHEDIKKILDGFPSTSHPMGVLASMFCAQTAFYPESLDPNRSVEGVYLSIVRSLAKMPTFAAWAYKNAVGHPVNYPDNSLDYCARFLKMLYALPAEQYEVDPVVAGALDKLLILHADHEQNCSTSTVRMVGSSKASIYSSISAGINALWGPLHGGANQEVILMLEEIKKDGGDTEKWINKAKDKNSGFRLMGFGHRVYKNFDPRAKIIKKAADDVLKKLGVNDPVLEIAMKLEEAALKDPYFVERKLYPNVDFYSGIIYRALGIPVDMFTVMFAMGRLPGWIAQWKEMRENKEPIGRPRQIYTGQKLRPYVEIAKR from the coding sequence ATGGCAAAGACAGCGCAATTGATTTTGGACGGAAAAACATATGAACTTCCCGTATTTGAAGGCACAGAAAATGAACAGGGTATTCAGATTGGTGATCTTTTAGAAAAAGCAGGTGCCGTAACACTGGATCCTGGCTATAAGAATACAGGCGCTACAAAAAGTGCAATTACTTTCCTTGATGGAGACAAAGGCATTCTTCGCTACCGCGGATATTCTATTGAAGACCTTGCTGACAAATCCAGCTTCCTGGAAGTTGCCTACCTCCTTATCTTTGGTGAACTGCCTAAGAAAGAAGAACTGGGTAAATTCTCCAATGACATCAAGACGCATACTCTGGTTCACGAGGATATCAAAAAAATACTTGACGGATTCCCTTCCACTTCCCATCCTATGGGTGTGTTGGCATCTATGTTCTGTGCACAAACAGCTTTCTATCCAGAGTCACTCGATCCAAATCGTTCGGTCGAAGGAGTTTATCTAAGCATCGTTCGTTCTTTGGCTAAAATGCCAACGTTCGCGGCATGGGCATACAAAAATGCAGTCGGACATCCTGTTAACTATCCCGACAATTCGCTCGACTATTGTGCACGTTTCCTGAAGATGTTATATGCTTTACCGGCAGAACAATATGAAGTTGATCCAGTGGTAGCAGGTGCTCTTGATAAGCTTCTGATCCTTCATGCTGATCACGAACAGAATTGCTCTACTTCTACCGTACGTATGGTGGGATCATCAAAGGCCAGCATCTACTCTTCCATTTCAGCGGGTATCAATGCACTTTGGGGACCACTGCATGGTGGCGCCAATCAGGAAGTGATCCTGATGCTTGAAGAGATCAAGAAAGATGGTGGCGATACTGAGAAGTGGATTAACAAAGCAAAAGATAAGAATAGTGGCTTCCGCCTAATGGGCTTTGGTCATCGCGTTTATAAAAACTTTGATCCACGTGCCAAGATCATCAAGAAAGCTGCCGATGACGTATTAAAGAAACTGGGTGTTAATGATCCGGTTCTCGAAATCGCCATGAAGCTTGAAGAGGCCGCATTGAAAGATCCTTACTTCGTAGAACGCAAACTCTATCCTAATGTGGATTTCTATTCCGGTATCATTTACCGCGCGTTAGGCATTCCGGTAGACATGTTTACCGTCATGTTTGCCATGGGACGTCTTCCAGGATGGATCGCACAATGGAAAGAAATGCGTGAGAATAAGGAACCTATCGGGCGTCCAAGACAGATCTACACTGGACAGAAATTGCGTCCTTATGTAGAAATCGCCAAGCGATAA
- a CDS encoding pyridoxal phosphate-dependent aminotransferase family protein: protein MVDLFDKLKMEAGPLAKYSHLPDDYFFFPKLEGDIGPRMNFQGRPVLNWSLNNYLGLANHPEVRKADADAATRYGLASPMGARMMSGNSDLHMEFEKQLATFVQKEDAMLLNFGYQGVVSIIDALVDRKDIIVYDSESHACIIDGVRLHMGKRFVFPHNNMENFEKQLQRATKLAEETGGGILVITEGVFGMSGDMGNLKDIVAFKKKYNFRLFVDDAHGFGTMGKTGAGVGEEQGVQDDIDLYFSTFAKSMASIGAFVAGHKHIIKFLRYSTRSQIFAKSLPLPLVVGGMKRLELLRTKPEMKANLWKIVNALQAGLKERGFYMGATQSPVTPVLFKGGVGEAANMAMDLRENFHIFCSVIIYPVVPKGVIIFRIIPTAAHTMADVEETLTAFSKLKHKLDEGFYRKEELVSVTKNM from the coding sequence ATGGTTGATTTATTCGATAAGCTAAAGATGGAAGCAGGGCCATTGGCCAAATATTCACACCTGCCAGATGACTATTTTTTCTTTCCAAAACTAGAGGGCGATATCGGCCCCAGGATGAATTTTCAGGGACGGCCAGTCCTGAACTGGAGTTTGAACAACTATTTAGGTCTTGCCAATCATCCTGAAGTTCGCAAGGCTGACGCAGATGCTGCCACAAGATATGGTCTTGCCAGCCCGATGGGTGCACGCATGATGTCAGGTAATTCTGACCTTCACATGGAATTTGAAAAGCAGTTGGCAACGTTCGTTCAGAAAGAAGACGCAATGCTTTTGAACTTCGGCTACCAGGGAGTTGTGTCGATCATTGACGCGCTGGTAGATCGTAAGGATATTATTGTTTACGATTCAGAGTCTCACGCTTGTATTATTGATGGAGTTCGTCTCCACATGGGAAAACGTTTTGTATTCCCTCACAATAACATGGAGAACTTTGAGAAGCAGCTTCAGAGGGCTACCAAACTGGCGGAAGAAACTGGCGGTGGTATTCTTGTTATCACTGAGGGTGTATTTGGTATGTCGGGTGACATGGGTAACCTGAAAGACATTGTAGCCTTCAAGAAGAAGTATAATTTCAGATTGTTTGTAGACGATGCTCACGGTTTTGGAACCATGGGCAAGACAGGTGCAGGCGTGGGTGAGGAGCAAGGTGTTCAGGATGACATTGATCTTTATTTCTCAACCTTCGCGAAGTCAATGGCGAGCATTGGAGCCTTCGTAGCGGGTCATAAGCATATTATTAAGTTCTTACGTTACAGTACCCGTTCCCAGATTTTCGCAAAATCCCTGCCTTTGCCACTGGTTGTGGGGGGCATGAAGAGATTGGAGCTTTTGAGGACAAAACCCGAAATGAAGGCCAATCTTTGGAAGATTGTGAACGCTTTGCAGGCCGGTTTGAAGGAAAGAGGCTTCTATATGGGGGCTACCCAATCCCCGGTTACACCGGTCCTTTTTAAGGGGGGTGTCGGAGAGGCAGCCAATATGGCTATGGACCTCAGGGAGAACTTCCATATTTTCTGCTCTGTGATCATCTATCCTGTTGTGCCTAAGGGAGTTATCATATTCAGAATCATCCCTACCGCTGCCCATACCATGGCAGACGTGGAGGAGACTTTAACGGCCTTTTCCAAGCTAAAACACAAGCTGGATGAGGGCTTTTACCGCAAGGAAGAATTGGTCTCAGTAACGAAGAATATGTAA
- the accC gene encoding acetyl-CoA carboxylase biotin carboxylase subunit: protein MITPRKITKLLVANRGEIALRVMRSARELGIKTVAVYSEADRNALHVRFADEAVCIGPPASSESYLRMEKIIAAAKQTGADAIHPGYGFLSENEDFCQEVINAGIIFVGPPPKAIEIMGSKLAAKNAAANFKVPLVPGTAEPITDIVKAKKLSKEIGYPILIKASAGGGGKGMRIVENEEEFSEQMERAVSEAISSFGDGSVFIEKYVTKPRHIEFQIFGDQHGNVVHLFERECSIQRRHQKVVEEAPSSVLTPELRAKMGEAAVNVARSCGYFNAGTVEFILDEKLNFYFLEMNTRLQVEHPVTEQITGIDLVKLQIKIAEGEKIPFKQEDLKINGHAVEVRVYAEDPANNFLPDIGTLKTYRRPQGHGIRVDDGFEEGMTIPFYYDPMIAKMICHADTRMEAIHKTIRAIDEYQITGVETTLGFCRFVMNHEAFRSGNFDTKFVEQYFKPEVLNRVDSDPDAIMLAAALASKIMEDSGQKITNDGTVSSTRPGQWVTNRK, encoded by the coding sequence ATGATCACACCTCGTAAAATCACCAAGCTGCTCGTTGCCAATCGCGGAGAAATTGCTCTTCGTGTAATGCGAAGTGCCAGAGAACTTGGCATTAAAACCGTAGCAGTTTATAGTGAAGCTGATCGCAATGCTCTGCACGTGCGATTTGCAGATGAAGCAGTTTGTATCGGACCTCCCGCCTCTTCCGAATCATACCTGAGAATGGAAAAGATTATCGCAGCTGCAAAGCAGACAGGAGCTGATGCGATCCACCCAGGTTATGGATTTCTTTCTGAGAATGAAGATTTCTGTCAGGAGGTGATCAATGCCGGAATTATTTTCGTTGGCCCACCGCCAAAGGCCATTGAAATTATGGGGAGCAAGCTTGCTGCAAAAAATGCTGCTGCCAATTTTAAAGTACCGCTCGTTCCCGGAACCGCCGAACCCATCACAGATATTGTCAAAGCAAAGAAGCTCTCGAAAGAAATAGGTTATCCAATTCTTATCAAGGCCAGCGCAGGTGGTGGTGGAAAAGGAATGCGGATTGTAGAAAACGAAGAAGAGTTTTCTGAACAAATGGAACGCGCTGTCAGCGAAGCGATCTCTTCCTTTGGAGATGGCTCTGTCTTCATTGAAAAATATGTTACCAAACCACGTCACATTGAATTTCAGATCTTCGGCGATCAGCACGGAAATGTTGTCCATCTGTTTGAACGGGAATGTTCAATTCAGCGGAGACATCAGAAGGTAGTGGAAGAAGCGCCATCTTCTGTATTGACTCCTGAGCTTCGCGCGAAAATGGGTGAAGCGGCTGTGAATGTTGCCCGCTCCTGCGGATACTTCAATGCAGGAACAGTTGAATTCATTCTCGATGAGAAACTGAATTTCTATTTTCTTGAAATGAATACCCGTCTCCAGGTTGAACATCCTGTAACGGAGCAGATCACCGGCATTGACCTTGTAAAACTTCAGATCAAAATTGCGGAGGGTGAGAAAATCCCATTCAAACAGGAAGACTTAAAGATCAATGGCCACGCTGTTGAAGTCCGCGTATACGCAGAGGATCCCGCCAACAACTTTTTGCCTGACATTGGCACATTGAAAACTTACCGCCGTCCACAAGGACATGGCATCCGTGTTGACGATGGTTTTGAGGAAGGCATGACCATTCCGTTCTACTATGATCCAATGATTGCAAAGATGATCTGCCACGCGGATACTCGCATGGAAGCGATTCATAAGACGATCCGTGCGATTGATGAATATCAGATCACAGGCGTAGAAACAACATTGGGCTTCTGTAGGTTTGTAATGAATCATGAAGCATTCCGTTCCGGTAACTTTGATACAAAGTTCGTTGAACAATACTTCAAGCCGGAAGTTCTGAATCGCGTAGACTCCGATCCTGATGCCATCATGCTTGCTGCGGCACTGGCTTCAAAGATCATGGAAGATTCAGGGCAAAAAATCACAAACGACGGCACTGTTTCGTCAACACGACCAGGTCAATGGGTGACCAATCGCAAGTAA
- the maf gene encoding septum formation protein Maf, whose protein sequence is MEFKRPLILASTSPRRQFLMKEAGFEFTIEKPEGDEDFPDTMALEEVPMFLAAKKAKTFQEKLTDEIVVASDTVVILKDKIMNKPADRAEAISMLSSLSGKTHLVITAVCLLSKEKMDLFDDRTKVTFVKLTKEEIEYYVDHYKPFDKAGAYGAQDWLGMVGIEKINGSYFTVMGMPMHKVYSHLLKF, encoded by the coding sequence ATGGAATTCAAACGACCTCTGATACTCGCTTCCACTTCTCCACGGAGACAATTTCTGATGAAAGAAGCTGGCTTTGAATTCACAATAGAAAAACCTGAAGGTGACGAAGACTTCCCTGATACTATGGCTTTGGAAGAAGTGCCAATGTTCCTGGCAGCCAAGAAAGCCAAAACATTTCAGGAAAAACTTACCGATGAGATTGTTGTGGCCTCTGATACGGTCGTGATTCTTAAAGATAAGATCATGAACAAGCCTGCCGACCGAGCTGAAGCGATCAGTATGCTGTCATCCCTATCCGGAAAAACACATCTGGTAATCACAGCGGTCTGTCTGCTTTCAAAGGAAAAAATGGATCTCTTCGATGATCGCACGAAAGTGACTTTCGTAAAACTCACCAAAGAAGAGATTGAATATTATGTTGATCACTATAAACCTTTTGATAAAGCAGGAGCTTATGGGGCACAGGATTGGCTGGGGATGGTAGGAATAGAAAAAATAAACGGTTCGTATTTTACAGTGATGGGTATGCCGATGCATAAGGTGTACTCCCATCTATTAAAATTCTGA
- a CDS encoding 16S rRNA (uracil(1498)-N(3))-methyltransferase: MHLFYQPDITLGHLLAEESKHAIRVLRLEQGTEIELTDGKGGFYLGKITTADPHECGFSIIKISIIPPRNFSIHLAIAPTKNADRIEWMVEKAVEIGIEKISFIQCRTSERKSINIERLEKLVISAMKQSQKAWLPMLSYMIPFEKFVADAKESQRFIAYVDHENPDQLKNLAMSGSDYLITIGPEGDFTKEELSLAIASGFKKVSLGPSRLRTETAGLAALMTLNLLNQ, from the coding sequence ATGCATCTCTTTTATCAACCTGACATCACCCTGGGACATCTGCTGGCAGAAGAGTCGAAGCATGCTATCAGGGTCTTGCGGTTGGAGCAAGGAACTGAGATTGAATTGACGGATGGAAAAGGTGGTTTCTATCTTGGCAAGATTACAACGGCGGATCCTCACGAATGCGGATTCAGCATTATAAAAATCAGCATCATCCCTCCGCGGAACTTTTCCATTCACCTCGCCATCGCTCCCACCAAAAATGCAGACCGAATCGAATGGATGGTTGAAAAGGCTGTGGAGATAGGTATCGAAAAAATATCATTCATCCAATGCAGAACATCGGAGCGTAAGAGCATCAATATTGAGCGACTCGAAAAGCTTGTGATCAGCGCCATGAAGCAATCACAGAAAGCCTGGTTGCCGATGTTATCCTACATGATCCCTTTTGAAAAGTTCGTCGCTGACGCAAAAGAGTCTCAAAGATTCATTGCCTACGTTGATCATGAGAACCCGGATCAGTTGAAGAATCTTGCAATGTCCGGATCAGATTACCTGATTACCATTGGCCCTGAAGGAGATTTTACCAAAGAAGAACTATCACTCGCCATCGCCTCAGGATTTAAAAAAGTAAGTCTTGGCCCTTCCCGCCTCCGGACAGAAACCGCCGGACTCGCAGCCTTAATGACACTCAATCTACTGAATCAGTAA
- a CDS encoding acyl-CoA-binding protein, translating into MALQEDFQSAASRSKDFTKRPSNEELLSIYSLFKQATDGDVTGDRPGGFDFKAIAKYDAWAAIKGKTKDQAMQDYVDLVARLEKEYK; encoded by the coding sequence ATGGCACTACAAGAAGACTTCCAATCCGCAGCATCACGCTCCAAGGATTTTACAAAACGTCCTTCCAACGAAGAACTACTAAGCATCTATTCATTATTCAAGCAGGCAACGGATGGGGATGTGACGGGCGATCGCCCGGGAGGATTTGATTTCAAAGCTATCGCCAAATACGATGCCTGGGCAGCGATCAAGGGTAAAACTAAAGACCAGGCAATGCAGGATTATGTGGATCTCGTTGCAAGACTGGAGAAAGAGTATAAATAG
- the ligA gene encoding NAD-dependent DNA ligase LigA yields the protein MTISEAKKQITKLTEQINHHSELYYQKSKTEISDLEFDKLLEQLLAIENQFPQLKLSDSPTQRVGGTITKEFETVVHKYPMLSLGNTYSQEELEDFDGRVAKGLDGDPYEYFCELKFDGVSISLIYEEGMLKRGITRGDGVRGDDVTANVKTIHSIPLRAKGKNFPPSFEVRGEVFLPKKVFEKLNKEQEDIGEEKYANARNTASGTLKMQDSKTVAQRKLDCFTYYLLGADNKIETHEEGIKKLEAMGFSVSPTYKKCKNIKEVLEYINHWDSRRQSLPLDTDGVVIKVNNLEQQRQLGLTAKSPRWAIAFKYKSESLSTRLNGITYQVGRTGAITPVAELEPVLLAGTTVKRASLHNANEIARLDLRIGDYVFVEKGGEIIPKVTSVDIAKRKSGTKPVNYITKCPECGAGLVRKEGEANHYCPNEKGCPPQIKGKIEHFIQRKAMNIDSLGEKTISQLYELGIVKSPADLYDLTKESVMKLEGFKEVSTRNLLAGIENSKSTPFESVLFANGIRFVGKTVAEKLARYFKNMDNLQKATYDELLNAPEVGEKIAESVVAFFKVRDNLKEIDRLRKAGLDFVSSEKEVELESNSLGGKSFVVSGTFVNYERDAIKDVIIANGGKVLSGVSAKLDYLVAGENMGPAKREKAEKLNVKIISEDEFQKMLKG from the coding sequence ATGACTATTTCTGAGGCTAAAAAGCAAATCACAAAGCTCACTGAGCAAATCAATCATCACAGCGAGCTCTATTATCAAAAGAGTAAAACTGAGATCAGCGATCTCGAATTTGACAAGCTTTTAGAACAGCTACTGGCAATTGAAAATCAGTTTCCTCAACTCAAACTTTCTGACTCTCCTACCCAGCGTGTCGGTGGAACCATTACCAAGGAATTTGAAACAGTGGTTCATAAATATCCAATGCTTTCACTGGGCAATACATATTCTCAGGAAGAGCTCGAGGACTTTGACGGGCGAGTTGCAAAAGGGCTGGATGGCGATCCCTACGAATATTTTTGCGAATTGAAGTTTGATGGCGTTTCCATTAGTCTCATCTATGAAGAGGGAATGCTGAAGCGTGGCATCACACGGGGTGATGGTGTCCGGGGTGATGATGTTACTGCTAATGTGAAAACAATTCATTCTATACCCCTCCGGGCAAAAGGAAAGAACTTCCCACCCTCTTTTGAAGTGCGCGGCGAGGTCTTTCTTCCAAAGAAAGTATTTGAAAAACTGAACAAAGAGCAGGAGGATATTGGTGAAGAGAAATATGCCAACGCCCGCAACACCGCTTCAGGAACACTGAAGATGCAGGATTCCAAAACTGTCGCTCAACGAAAACTGGATTGTTTTACCTACTATCTTCTTGGAGCAGATAACAAAATTGAAACACATGAGGAAGGGATCAAAAAACTCGAAGCCATGGGCTTTAGTGTTTCTCCAACATATAAAAAATGTAAGAACATTAAAGAAGTTCTGGAATATATCAATCACTGGGATAGCCGACGTCAAAGCCTTCCATTGGACACGGATGGCGTTGTTATAAAGGTCAACAATCTCGAGCAGCAAAGACAACTTGGTCTTACTGCAAAGAGTCCAAGGTGGGCAATTGCCTTTAAATACAAATCCGAAAGCCTCAGCACACGACTCAATGGCATTACCTATCAGGTAGGAAGAACAGGTGCCATCACTCCTGTCGCCGAACTGGAACCGGTACTACTCGCAGGCACTACGGTTAAGCGCGCCTCCCTTCACAACGCCAATGAGATTGCCCGTCTTGATCTTCGCATCGGTGATTATGTGTTTGTAGAAAAGGGCGGCGAGATCATTCCTAAAGTGACCAGTGTAGATATTGCTAAAAGAAAATCAGGAACGAAACCTGTTAACTATATAACCAAATGCCCTGAATGCGGAGCCGGACTGGTCCGCAAAGAAGGTGAAGCAAACCATTATTGTCCTAATGAAAAAGGCTGTCCTCCTCAGATCAAGGGAAAGATCGAGCACTTCATTCAGCGCAAAGCAATGAACATCGATTCATTGGGGGAAAAGACCATCAGCCAGTTGTATGAACTCGGCATTGTAAAAAGTCCTGCGGATCTCTATGACCTGACAAAAGAATCTGTCATGAAACTGGAGGGCTTTAAAGAAGTATCAACAAGAAATCTACTGGCAGGGATAGAAAATTCAAAATCCACCCCATTTGAGTCGGTATTATTTGCCAATGGCATTCGCTTCGTTGGAAAGACCGTTGCGGAAAAACTTGCCCGGTATTTCAAGAATATGGACAATCTTCAGAAAGCTACTTATGATGAATTGTTAAATGCCCCTGAAGTGGGTGAAAAGATTGCCGAAAGTGTTGTTGCCTTTTTTAAGGTACGCGACAACCTGAAAGAGATTGACCGGTTAAGGAAGGCAGGTCTGGATTTTGTGTCTTCTGAGAAAGAAGTCGAACTTGAAAGCAATTCACTTGGAGGTAAATCATTTGTTGTCTCTGGCACTTTCGTCAATTACGAACGGGATGCTATCAAGGACGTCATCATTGCAAATGGAGGTAAAGTACTATCTGGTGTTTCAGCCAAGCTGGATTATCTGGTAGCGGGTGAAAACATGGGACCTGCCAAACGTGAGAAGGCTGAAAAGCTTAACGTGAAGATCATTTCAGAGGATGAATTTCAAAAGATGCTGAAAGGCTGA
- a CDS encoding 4-hydroxy-tetrahydrodipicolinate synthase yields MKKLHGTGVALVTPFDKDGSIDFPALKNVLAHTAKGVDYYVVMGSTGEAATISKEEKKQVLSFVIKNNVKKLPIVYGIGGNNTAAVIDDIHETDLSQVTAILSVSPFYNKPTQEGIFQHFTAVADASTLPIILYNVPGRTASNISAETTLRLARHKNIIGVKEASGNLEQCMKIAKDKPEAFLLISGDDMLTLPMYAFGAEGVISVLANALPVEFKRLKEFASKNDYSKAQKELFKLVDINPLMYEEGNPVGVKQLMTEMGICRPFVRLPLLKASEKLSSKIRSAYTATKKGQR; encoded by the coding sequence ATGAAAAAATTACACGGCACAGGCGTTGCCCTGGTTACCCCATTTGATAAAGACGGCAGCATTGATTTTCCTGCATTGAAGAATGTATTGGCTCACACTGCGAAGGGTGTAGATTATTATGTTGTGATGGGAAGCACTGGTGAAGCTGCCACCATATCCAAAGAAGAGAAAAAACAGGTCTTGTCGTTTGTCATTAAGAATAATGTTAAAAAGCTGCCAATCGTTTATGGAATTGGTGGAAACAACACGGCGGCGGTAATTGACGATATCCATGAGACAGATCTGAGCCAGGTAACAGCCATCCTTTCTGTTAGTCCTTTTTATAACAAACCTACTCAGGAAGGCATATTTCAGCATTTTACTGCTGTAGCAGACGCGAGCACTCTGCCGATCATCCTTTATAATGTTCCAGGCAGAACCGCTTCCAACATTTCAGCAGAGACCACCCTCAGGCTGGCCAGACACAAGAATATTATCGGAGTCAAGGAGGCATCAGGTAATCTGGAACAATGCATGAAGATTGCCAAAGACAAGCCAGAAGCATTCCTGTTGATTTCAGGTGACGATATGCTTACGCTTCCGATGTATGCATTCGGTGCTGAAGGAGTGATCAGCGTTCTGGCAAATGCCCTTCCCGTTGAGTTCAAACGATTGAAAGAGTTCGCTTCTAAAAATGATTATTCAAAAGCACAGAAAGAACTATTCAAACTGGTGGACATTAATCCACTTATGTATGAAGAAGGAAATCCTGTGGGTGTGAAACAATTGATGACAGAAATGGGAATCTGTAGACCATTTGTGCGTTTACCGCTATTGAAAGCCAGTGAGAAGCTTTCTTCAAAAATCAGATCTGCTTATACAGCAACAAAAAAGGGACAACGATAA
- a CDS encoding histone H1 has product MKKFEELKTLIAAIEMDADKFYNKGNSAAGTRVRKGMQDLKNLAQSIRSEVQELKNKETK; this is encoded by the coding sequence ATGAAAAAATTTGAAGAATTAAAAACCCTTATTGCCGCAATCGAAATGGATGCTGACAAGTTCTATAACAAGGGCAACAGCGCCGCAGGTACTCGCGTACGCAAAGGAATGCAGGACCTTAAGAACCTTGCACAATCTATCCGTTCTGAAGTGCAAGAACTGAAAAACAAAGAAACAAAGTAG